A window of the Henckelia pumila isolate YLH828 chromosome 3, ASM3356847v2, whole genome shotgun sequence genome harbors these coding sequences:
- the LOC140890983 gene encoding histone acetyltransferase TAP1, translating to MAARAAFVLPSAFELYPPLVSLDSRSLPLKFSSHQHFLIGTGTRNQKISRLKVRFWESIRSGILKNNTTQVIEPPSTAEEEDTLPEEFVIVERTQPDGTVEQIIFASGGSVDVYDLQALCDKVGWPRRPLSKLAAALRNSYMVATLHSVSKSAGEEGNDQKKLIGMARATSDHAFNATIWDVLVDPSYQGQGLGKALIEKLVRSLLQRDIGNISLFADSQVVEFYRNLGFEPDPEGIKGMFWHPKY from the exons ATGGCGGCCCGCGCCGCTTTTGTGTTACCCTCTGCATTCGAGCT TTATCCTCCGCTTGTTTCTCTTGATTCCCGCTCTCTCCCACTCAAGTTTTCATCCCATCAGCATTTCTTGATCGGGACAG GTACAAGGAACCAAAAGATTTCTAGACTTAAGGTTCGGTTTTGGGAATCCATAAGATCAGG GATTTTGAAGAACAATACGACACAAGTTATAGAACCACCTTCCACAGCCGAAGAAGAAGATACATTACCCGAAGAATTTGTTATTGTCGAGAGAACCCAACCTGATGGAACGGTTGAGCAGATCATATTTGCATCCGGTGGTAGTGTCGATGTGTATGATCTTCAAGCTTTGTGTGATAAG GTTGGTTGGCCTCGGCGACCTTTGTCAAAGCTTGCTGCAGCTCTGAGAAATAGCTATATGGTTGCTACTTTGCATTCCGTTAGCAAATCAGCTGGTGAAG AGGGAAACGATCAAAAGAAGTTGATTGGCATGGCACGGGCTACATCTGACCATGCTTTTAACGCAACAATTTGGGATGTCCTTGTCGATCCTTCCTATCAG GGCCAAGGACTTGGGAAAGCCCTTATTGAGAAGCTTGTAAGGTCACTTTTGCAACGGGACATCGGAAACATTTCACTTTTCGCAGATAGTCAAG TTGTGGAGTTTTATCGGAATCTGGGTTTCGAGCCTGACCCAGAGGGCATCAAAGGCATGTTCTGGCACCCGAAGTATTAG
- the LOC140891732 gene encoding NADH dehydrogenase [ubiquinone] 1 alpha subcomplex subunit 1 produces MAMVWLEAMLPLGIIAGMLCVMGNAQYFIHKAAHGRPKHIGNDVWDVAMEKRDKKIMEVLSSRSPSS; encoded by the exons ATGGCGATGGTGTGGCTAGAAGCAATGCTACCTCTGGGGATTATAGCGGGGATGCTCTGCGTTATGGGAAACGCCCAATATTTTATCCACAAAGCTGCCCATGGCCGC CCGAAGCACATCGGGAACGACGTGTGGGATGTAGCGATGGAGAAACGGGATAAGAAGATCATGGAGGTCCTCTCCTCTCGTTCCCCTTCCAGCTAG